A single window of Acidiferrobacterales bacterium DNA harbors:
- a CDS encoding aldehyde dehydrogenase — protein MSELKQYLMLIDGEWVEASDGGTFESVNPTTGRPWAVVPEATAEDVDKAVRAAYRAYSTGPWASMSPTDRGHCLRRLAELLIERSEEIGSIECKDTGKMFKETGWQAKYVAQYYTFYAGCADKVHGDTLPIDKPDMFVFTRREPLGVVAGVVPWNSQLFLSSIKIGPALAAGNAIVLKLSEFAPAALLEFGKLIAEAGIPPGVVNLITGHGKPCGKSLTSHPLVSRIAFTGGPAAAHQVVRNSANNFAELSLELGGKSPVIVFDDADFESAVNGSLSAIFGASGQSCVAGSRLYLQNGIADRFLERMATEAENILIGDPMNDETQMGPLCTVNQLENCEREVAYAQIQGGRLICGGKQPQGLRGYFYEPTIIDCPRQDLRIVDTELFGPVLSVLRFESEEEAIEMANDTKYGLAAGIFTQDSARSLRMANQIKAGIIWVNTYRAISPIVECGGMKYSGYGREGGFQAIYDYTRPKAIWMNTSKQSLGSQFVSR, from the coding sequence ATGTCTGAATTGAAACAATATTTGATGCTCATCGATGGTGAATGGGTCGAAGCCTCTGACGGTGGAACTTTTGAAAGTGTCAATCCGACGACGGGGCGTCCGTGGGCTGTTGTTCCGGAAGCGACCGCAGAGGATGTCGACAAGGCGGTTCGCGCCGCATATAGGGCATACAGCACCGGACCTTGGGCTTCGATGTCACCAACCGATCGCGGTCATTGCTTGCGCCGCCTGGCTGAATTGCTGATTGAGAGATCCGAGGAGATTGGCAGCATAGAATGCAAGGATACGGGAAAAATGTTCAAGGAGACCGGATGGCAGGCGAAGTACGTCGCACAGTACTACACCTTCTATGCGGGATGCGCTGACAAGGTCCATGGTGATACCTTGCCGATCGACAAGCCCGACATGTTTGTGTTTACACGACGTGAACCCTTGGGTGTGGTGGCTGGCGTGGTTCCGTGGAACTCCCAATTGTTTCTCAGTTCAATCAAGATCGGCCCTGCCCTCGCAGCAGGAAATGCCATCGTTCTAAAGTTATCCGAATTCGCACCCGCAGCTTTACTGGAATTCGGGAAACTCATAGCGGAGGCCGGAATCCCTCCAGGTGTCGTCAATCTGATCACCGGACACGGGAAACCGTGCGGCAAGTCGCTGACATCGCACCCGCTGGTTTCCCGGATTGCTTTCACTGGCGGCCCGGCAGCTGCACATCAGGTTGTAAGGAATTCCGCGAACAACTTTGCCGAACTATCGCTTGAACTCGGTGGAAAGTCACCGGTTATCGTTTTTGACGATGCGGATTTCGAAAGTGCTGTCAATGGATCGCTTAGTGCCATATTCGGCGCGTCCGGGCAAAGTTGTGTTGCAGGTTCACGCCTGTATCTGCAAAACGGCATCGCCGATAGATTTCTGGAACGCATGGCGACCGAGGCCGAAAATATACTGATCGGCGACCCGATGAATGATGAGACCCAAATGGGACCTTTGTGCACCGTGAATCAATTGGAAAACTGTGAGCGGGAAGTTGCGTACGCCCAGATCCAAGGCGGCCGATTGATCTGTGGTGGCAAACAGCCACAAGGGCTGAGAGGTTATTTCTATGAACCCACCATAATTGACTGTCCTCGCCAGGACCTGAGGATTGTCGACACCGAGCTGTTCGGTCCGGTGCTCAGTGTGCTTCGGTTTGAAAGTGAGGAGGAGGCGATTGAGATGGCGAACGATACCAAGTATGGACTTGCGGCAGGGATATTCACCCAGGACAGCGCTCGCTCACTGCGCATGGCGAATCAGATTAAGGCAGGCATCATCTGGGTCAATACGTATCGCGCAATTTCGCCGATTGTAGAGTGCGGAGGAATGAAATATTCAGGCTACGGGCGCGAAGGTGGTTTTCAGGCCATATACGACTATACCCGGCCCAAGGCGATTTGGATGAATACGTCCAAACAGTCGCTCGGAAGTCAGTTTGTTTCACGATAG
- a CDS encoding arginase family protein — protein MRRHNSMIDSLYWWGIPTFFRCPAIQDPTECDIALVGVPHSTGNGTTERDQHLGPRAVRNVSALGRRCHKEFHLDPWSDYRIADLGDVPLPEANNNERCIEDICDFYRNIDTAGAKPVSIGGDHSITGGILQAIAGEGANLTNGEKAVLLHFDAHTDAYHNLDHFLGAVKSAAHWASYLVRDGHVDPEHSVQVGIRGNVRTLDWLEPSYDLGYEVITIERYHELGADACKEIINKRIGDRPVYVTFDLDCLDPTVAPGVANLEAGIEGFYINQVMDLIRCIRGKNVIGGDVVCIMPTKDHPNQITSLVANSIMFEILCLIADSMNSDKSTK, from the coding sequence ATGCGGCGCCATAATTCGATGATCGACAGCCTCTACTGGTGGGGCATCCCTACTTTTTTTCGTTGTCCTGCCATTCAGGACCCGACTGAATGTGACATTGCGCTTGTCGGAGTCCCGCACTCAACTGGAAATGGTACGACTGAACGGGACCAGCATCTCGGGCCACGGGCCGTAAGGAATGTTTCGGCACTTGGAAGACGCTGCCACAAGGAATTTCATTTGGATCCATGGTCGGATTACCGGATAGCGGATCTAGGCGACGTGCCACTGCCTGAAGCCAACAACAACGAAAGGTGTATCGAAGACATCTGTGACTTTTACCGGAACATTGATACCGCTGGCGCAAAACCGGTATCGATCGGCGGCGATCATTCCATCACCGGCGGCATACTGCAGGCTATTGCCGGGGAAGGCGCCAACTTGACGAATGGAGAAAAAGCGGTTCTCCTGCATTTTGACGCCCACACTGATGCCTACCACAACTTGGATCACTTTCTCGGTGCAGTGAAGTCAGCGGCGCACTGGGCCAGCTATCTGGTCAGGGATGGGCACGTTGATCCTGAACATTCAGTTCAGGTTGGCATTCGCGGCAATGTGCGGACTCTTGACTGGCTTGAGCCGAGTTACGACCTCGGCTATGAGGTCATCACGATCGAAAGGTATCACGAACTTGGAGCTGATGCTTGTAAGGAGATCATCAACAAACGGATTGGAGATCGGCCGGTTTACGTGACATTTGATCTCGATTGCCTTGATCCGACAGTAGCGCCGGGTGTTGCGAATCTGGAAGCCGGAATAGAGGGGTTCTACATCAATCAGGTGATGGACCTGATCCGTTGTATTCGCGGCAAGAACGTGATCGGAGGGGATGTGGTTTGCATCATGCCGACCAAGGATCATCCGAATCAGATCACATCATTGGTTGCCAATTCGATCATGTTCGAAATTCTGTGTCTCATAGCGGACAGTATGAATTCGGACAAATCAACGAAGTAG
- a CDS encoding betaine/proline/choline family ABC transporter ATP-binding protein (Members of the family are the ATP-binding subunit of ABC transporters for substrates such as betaine, L-proline or other amino acids, choline, carnitine, etc. The substrate specificity is best determined from the substrate-binding subunit, rather than this subunit, as it interacts with the permease subunit and not with substrate directly.), with product MSEVVIELNDVWKIFGERADEAMVAIKEEGLGKPEVLEKYGCVVGVADCTFTVSRGEIFCVMGLSGSGKSTMVRHLNRLLEPTAGEIKVLGVDVMGLSDEELRKLRAAHIGMVFQHMALFPHFTVRDNVAFPLQVQGEAQKKRWDVSQDCLHKVNLDGFEDRFPSELSGGMQQRVGLARALASDPEVLLMDEPFSALDPLIRRQLQQQFMALSTDLDKTTVFITHDLDEAIRIGNRIAIMKDGVIVQIGTPEEIVTNPIDQYVTDFVEGISTLKLIFAHTIMQKIDEYEVQPYEDLSLAPRTSHETDLSGLIDISAGTSQPVVITDDGKDVGVVNKATLLRGIKGGKE from the coding sequence TTGTCAGAAGTAGTAATTGAACTAAATGATGTTTGGAAGATATTCGGCGAGCGTGCTGATGAGGCAATGGTCGCAATCAAGGAGGAAGGTTTAGGCAAACCTGAGGTCCTTGAAAAATACGGTTGTGTTGTGGGTGTTGCAGATTGTACATTCACAGTCAGCCGAGGCGAGATCTTCTGCGTAATGGGATTGTCTGGCTCAGGTAAGTCGACGATGGTTCGTCATCTGAACCGACTTCTCGAACCAACTGCCGGTGAGATTAAGGTTCTCGGTGTGGACGTGATGGGACTCAGTGATGAGGAATTGCGAAAACTCAGAGCGGCACACATCGGGATGGTTTTTCAACACATGGCATTGTTTCCGCACTTCACAGTACGGGACAATGTGGCATTCCCGTTGCAGGTGCAAGGAGAAGCCCAAAAGAAACGTTGGGATGTCTCTCAAGATTGTCTGCATAAGGTCAATCTGGATGGTTTTGAAGACCGGTTTCCCAGCGAACTATCCGGAGGAATGCAGCAGCGAGTCGGACTGGCGCGAGCTTTGGCGTCTGATCCCGAAGTGTTGCTGATGGACGAGCCGTTCTCCGCACTTGACCCGTTAATTCGACGTCAGTTGCAACAGCAGTTCATGGCATTGTCTACAGACCTCGATAAGACAACGGTGTTCATCACCCATGATCTGGATGAAGCGATTCGTATCGGCAATCGTATCGCGATCATGAAGGATGGCGTCATTGTTCAAATCGGGACTCCGGAAGAAATTGTGACCAACCCGATCGATCAGTACGTGACGGACTTCGTCGAGGGAATTTCTACACTCAAACTGATTTTTGCACATACGATTATGCAAAAAATCGATGAGTATGAGGTGCAACCATATGAGGATTTGTCCTTAGCGCCTCGTACATCACATGAAACCGACCTAAGTGGCCTGATCGACATTTCAGCAGGAACATCTCAACCGGTTGTGATTACAGATGACGGAAAAGATGTCGGTGTAGTGAACAAAGCTACACTGCTGAGAGGAATCAAAGGGGGTAAAGAGTAA
- a CDS encoding ABC transporter permease subunit has product MQETENNPLSSSVAEFAGQNSDYYAAEFDKIQSTTKFPYSWNTMAAIFGPFWAASRGLWGYFWTFTVLELLALVQIGKGLWGELGAEQLARMEKMRPKIEEFMSQYVNTLSTNPEEAAGFLTRAENLQKVADRLQAEAAAAAQESLFFLIVGIIVFVALRALQGFYANMRYEKQYLQWRAEPEKTVTGMTWNRVMFSILLWAAIVPLTLYRFTVAKIAEGLEAYTLGFPVAKRDYFSPTANTMEKGFDWLSVAGADAFDSVVFSIRTVLDGLETVFVDTPWPVVMTVIVVLAWRLAGPRVAIFTVASLAYLAFLGMWETSMITVALLGAAAFLCLLFGIPLGVWFGKNQKAYNAALPVLDFMQTMPAFVYLIPIIAFFGTGKPPGVLATLVFGMPPVIRLTALGIRGVPETTKEAARAFGCTRWTLLKDIEIPLALPSIMTGINQTILMCLSMVVIASLIGAKGLGQDVLDALQYAAKGQGVLAGLAILFCAMVIDRIIQGHYKQKTQRYSK; this is encoded by the coding sequence ATGCAAGAAACAGAAAACAATCCACTGAGCAGTTCAGTCGCCGAATTTGCTGGTCAAAATTCAGATTACTATGCCGCTGAATTTGACAAGATTCAGTCGACTACAAAATTCCCATATTCCTGGAATACCATGGCCGCAATCTTTGGTCCGTTCTGGGCGGCTTCGCGCGGCTTATGGGGCTACTTTTGGACATTCACAGTGCTTGAGCTGCTGGCTCTGGTGCAGATCGGCAAGGGCCTGTGGGGCGAGCTCGGTGCTGAGCAACTCGCTCGAATGGAGAAAATGAGGCCAAAGATCGAGGAGTTCATGTCCCAGTATGTGAATACCTTATCGACCAATCCTGAGGAGGCTGCAGGTTTTCTGACTCGTGCAGAAAATCTACAGAAGGTCGCTGACCGGTTGCAGGCTGAGGCGGCAGCTGCGGCTCAGGAATCTCTTTTCTTTCTGATTGTCGGGATCATTGTCTTTGTCGCTTTGCGTGCTTTGCAAGGATTCTATGCCAACATGAGATACGAAAAACAGTATCTGCAGTGGAGAGCAGAACCGGAAAAAACGGTCACGGGAATGACTTGGAACCGGGTGATGTTTTCCATTCTTCTATGGGCGGCCATCGTGCCATTGACACTTTATCGCTTTACGGTTGCGAAAATTGCAGAGGGACTTGAAGCCTATACCTTGGGGTTTCCTGTGGCTAAGAGAGATTATTTCTCACCTACAGCGAACACCATGGAAAAGGGATTTGATTGGCTATCTGTAGCAGGAGCCGACGCCTTCGACAGTGTTGTTTTCAGCATCCGTACCGTTCTCGATGGACTTGAAACGGTGTTCGTCGATACACCTTGGCCTGTCGTCATGACAGTCATTGTCGTGTTGGCGTGGCGTCTGGCAGGTCCGAGAGTGGCAATTTTTACAGTCGCATCCCTGGCCTATCTGGCATTTTTGGGTATGTGGGAAACCAGCATGATCACAGTCGCCTTGTTGGGTGCTGCGGCATTTCTGTGTCTGCTGTTTGGTATTCCACTTGGCGTGTGGTTCGGCAAGAACCAGAAAGCCTATAACGCAGCGTTGCCAGTTCTAGACTTTATGCAGACCATGCCGGCATTTGTGTATCTGATACCCATCATTGCATTTTTTGGTACCGGAAAGCCGCCGGGGGTTCTGGCTACACTTGTTTTCGGTATGCCACCGGTTATCCGCCTTACCGCACTGGGTATTCGCGGTGTGCCTGAAACGACCAAAGAAGCTGCCAGAGCATTCGGTTGTACCAGATGGACTTTGTTGAAAGACATTGAAATTCCTCTGGCGTTGCCGTCCATCATGACCGGTATCAATCAGACAATCCTGATGTGTTTGTCCATGGTTGTGATCGCATCACTGATCGGAGCGAAGGGGCTGGGTCAGGATGTATTGGACGCTCTGCAGTACGCTGCCAAGGGTCAAGGAGTTTTGGCGGGTCTTGCTATTCTGTTCTGTGCGATGGTTATTGATAGAATCATTCAGGGACACTATAAGCAGAAGACTCAGCGCTATTCGAAATAA
- the holB gene encoding DNA polymerase III subunit delta', with the protein MVEIPELLPWHTNAWRTFTNSLDRLAHATLLTGNQGVGKFQFASRLAMALLCDSSESKPCGSCRGCHLFAAETHPDLHVITSELMLESISPPMQAYSNRFLDDESARQKRKTVRSNILISQVRALIEQANTASHISKNKVFVIAPIDAMTDSASNSLLKVLEEPSQDNFFFLITENIQNLLPTISSRCQAFHLGDPDETQASQWLAAQGLSSEEVRSIVLARKNPLVGIRMINNDVLKKVEELDRFAISALRPGGSVDMLSLVAHAVEVGEGESLLTLQRSIVRLVKANMTRASEPMGESSEFESIAKSLDVRKVLALYDHIGKVRQELRDGSLDRTLAIEDVLLGFGNLARTG; encoded by the coding sequence ATGGTTGAAATTCCTGAGCTGCTGCCCTGGCACACCAATGCGTGGCGCACATTTACCAATTCATTGGACCGTCTTGCCCATGCAACGCTCCTGACCGGGAATCAGGGTGTCGGAAAATTCCAGTTTGCCTCTCGACTGGCGATGGCGCTTTTATGTGACAGCAGCGAGAGCAAGCCCTGTGGAAGCTGCAGAGGATGTCACTTGTTTGCGGCGGAAACCCATCCCGACCTGCATGTGATCACGTCCGAGTTGATGCTGGAAAGTATCTCACCTCCAATGCAGGCTTACTCGAATCGTTTTCTCGACGACGAAAGCGCCCGTCAAAAGAGGAAGACCGTACGTTCCAATATCTTGATATCACAAGTCCGGGCGTTGATCGAGCAAGCCAATACCGCATCGCATATCTCAAAGAACAAGGTATTTGTGATCGCACCGATCGACGCAATGACTGACAGCGCGTCCAATTCACTGCTGAAAGTCCTTGAAGAACCTTCACAAGACAACTTTTTCTTTCTGATTACGGAGAACATCCAGAACTTGTTGCCCACTATATCCAGCCGATGCCAGGCGTTCCACCTCGGCGACCCGGATGAGACTCAAGCCAGCCAATGGCTTGCGGCTCAGGGGTTGTCGAGCGAGGAAGTCAGGTCAATTGTTCTGGCTCGAAAAAATCCGCTTGTTGGAATCCGAATGATCAACAATGATGTTCTGAAAAAGGTAGAAGAATTGGATCGATTTGCGATCAGTGCACTGCGGCCGGGCGGATCGGTGGATATGCTGTCCCTGGTCGCACATGCCGTTGAAGTAGGGGAGGGCGAGAGTCTGTTGACGTTGCAGCGATCGATCGTCCGCTTGGTAAAGGCCAACATGACCCGCGCGTCTGAACCTATGGGTGAAAGTTCAGAGTTTGAGTCGATTGCAAAGTCGCTTGATGTACGAAAGGTGCTGGCCCTGTACGATCACATCGGCAAGGTCAGGCAGGAACTGCGAGACGGGTCGTTGGATCGGACATTGGCTATAGAGGATGTTCTGCTGGGTTTTGGAAATTTAGCTCGAACAGGATAA
- the mltG gene encoding endolytic transglycosylase MltG, which translates to MAGRKRKSRPLLRLVQLVSLLIFCLALFAGYEITRPLHIPDDRVYALEQGQNVADFARRLAEDGYVRNNKLVLWTARLGRIDRKFKAGEYRFSSDDNLLDVLDDIVNGKSVVHSIQFIEGWTFEDFLEKIRSTPNIDHTLADAPYEAILDTLQITQDNPEGWFFPDTYNYNSGQSDAVILDTAYENMRQNLETEWENRHPDLPYKTAYEGLIVASIIQKESSVISEYPIIAGVIVNRLRKRMRLQMDPTVIYGLAEFNGVLRKSHLETDTPYNTYTRYGLPPTPIAMPGLDALRAAANPADTSALYFVAQGDGTHKFSDTIDEHIKAVREYREKIKVR; encoded by the coding sequence TTGGCTGGAAGAAAGAGAAAATCCCGACCGCTGCTGAGACTGGTTCAATTGGTCTCGCTGCTCATTTTCTGTCTTGCATTATTTGCAGGTTATGAAATCACCCGTCCTCTTCATATCCCAGACGACAGAGTCTACGCGCTTGAACAAGGACAGAACGTCGCGGATTTTGCCCGTCGACTGGCCGAAGACGGCTACGTGAGGAACAACAAGTTGGTGTTATGGACCGCGCGGCTGGGAAGGATTGACCGGAAATTCAAGGCTGGCGAGTATCGCTTCAGTTCGGATGACAACTTACTGGACGTGCTTGACGACATCGTAAATGGAAAATCCGTCGTCCACTCAATTCAATTTATCGAAGGCTGGACGTTTGAAGATTTTCTGGAAAAGATAAGGTCGACACCCAACATCGACCATACTCTTGCTGATGCACCCTATGAGGCGATTCTGGATACTTTGCAGATTACCCAGGACAACCCCGAAGGTTGGTTTTTTCCTGATACCTACAATTACAATTCCGGCCAATCGGACGCGGTGATTCTCGATACCGCCTATGAAAACATGAGGCAAAATCTCGAAACCGAATGGGAGAATAGACATCCGGACCTGCCCTACAAGACGGCATACGAGGGATTGATTGTGGCATCCATCATTCAGAAAGAGTCCAGTGTCATATCGGAATACCCGATTATTGCAGGTGTAATTGTCAATCGTCTGCGTAAGCGAATGCGATTGCAAATGGATCCGACTGTGATCTATGGGCTGGCCGAGTTCAACGGTGTTCTGAGAAAATCCCACTTGGAAACCGATACCCCGTACAATACCTATACACGGTACGGTCTGCCACCGACACCGATTGCCATGCCAGGACTGGATGCGTTGCGTGCGGCGGCGAATCCCGCCGATACCAGTGCCTTGTATTTTGTCGCTCAAGGGGACGGAACGCACAAGTTTTCTGATACGATTGACGAACATATCAAGGCGGTTCGCGAGTATCGCGAGAAGATAAAGGTGCGATAG
- the acpP gene encoding acyl carrier protein yields the protein MSDNGAGAIEDRVVQLVIDQLCSDQDPTPEITRDTSFINDLAADSLDTVELVMALEEEFDLEIADEVAETITTVGEAIDYIENAS from the coding sequence ATGAGTGACAATGGAGCGGGAGCAATTGAGGATCGAGTCGTTCAGCTTGTGATCGATCAATTGTGCAGTGACCAGGACCCTACACCGGAAATCACCCGGGATACTTCTTTCATCAATGATCTTGCTGCGGACTCGCTGGATACCGTTGAATTGGTGATGGCGCTTGAGGAGGAGTTTGATCTTGAAATCGCTGATGAAGTCGCTGAGACCATCACCACGGTCGGCGAGGCAATAGATTACATCGAAAACGCATCCTAA
- the tmk gene encoding dTMP kinase has translation MKQKVKGKFITVEGIDGAGKTALVSTVVSTIRSAGISIVTTREPGGTSLGEQLRKLILTPGTEFCADAEILTIFAARAQHLHQLILPELRTGKWVLCDRFTDSTYAYQGGGRHCDHERIGAIEQWTQGDFRPDLTLLLDAAAETGQSRLHGGNGPLDRFELEEMDFHERVRETFRDIARREPDRVKMIDANLTESEVSEIARELMDEFLVANHG, from the coding sequence TTGAAGCAGAAAGTCAAAGGTAAGTTCATCACAGTTGAAGGAATCGACGGTGCGGGCAAGACTGCGCTGGTTTCGACCGTAGTGTCGACAATCAGGTCTGCCGGCATCAGCATAGTTACGACTCGGGAACCCGGCGGTACTTCTTTGGGCGAGCAATTGCGCAAACTGATTCTGACTCCAGGCACTGAATTTTGTGCAGATGCGGAAATTCTTACCATCTTTGCCGCTCGTGCGCAGCATCTCCATCAACTCATCTTGCCCGAACTGCGTACTGGCAAGTGGGTGCTTTGCGATCGATTCACCGACTCCACCTATGCATACCAAGGTGGCGGTCGCCATTGCGATCATGAGCGAATCGGCGCCATAGAACAGTGGACACAAGGTGACTTCCGTCCGGATCTGACGTTACTGCTGGACGCGGCGGCCGAAACAGGACAATCGCGGCTCCATGGCGGCAATGGACCTTTGGACCGGTTTGAGTTGGAGGAAATGGATTTTCATGAGCGGGTCCGGGAGACGTTCCGGGATATTGCCCGAAGGGAACCGGACAGGGTCAAGATGATCGACGCCAACCTGACTGAAAGTGAAGTGAGCGAGATCGCCCGCGAACTGATGGACGAATTCCTTGTGGCGAATCATGGTTGA
- the fabF gene encoding beta-ketoacyl-ACP synthase II has product MMNRRRVVVTGLGIISPIGLGVEENWGNVTAGNSGIGNLSLFDASDFPVRIAGEVKDFIASDHLPGKDARHMDRFIQFSMVASNEAVRDADLEVTEENADRIGVYIGAGIGGVTTIEATTLKTQERGVRRISPFYIPMSIINMAAGNLSIRYGFRGPNLAVTTACSTGTHAIGDAARLISFGDADAMVAGGTEAALTPTSVGGFASAKALSRRNDDPQAASRPWDLGRDGFVMGEGAGVVVLEELEFARKRGARIYAELTGFGLSGDAHHMTSPSPDGHGAKRCMMNALRNGGVNVDEVDYINAHGTSTPLGDIAETIAVKELFGKHAYKLAMSSSKSMVGHLLGAAGGVEAVFSVLAIHHQVAPPTINLDDPDPECDLDYIPDGAREMEINTALSNSFGFGGTNGTVVFSKFS; this is encoded by the coding sequence ATGATGAATCGTCGTCGCGTTGTAGTCACAGGGCTGGGCATCATTTCACCAATCGGCCTTGGCGTTGAGGAAAACTGGGGAAACGTTACCGCTGGGAACAGTGGTATCGGCAATCTATCTTTATTTGACGCCAGCGATTTTCCGGTCAGGATAGCGGGTGAGGTCAAGGACTTCATTGCCTCGGATCACTTGCCGGGAAAGGATGCCCGTCACATGGACAGATTCATTCAGTTCAGCATGGTGGCGAGCAATGAGGCTGTCAGGGACGCTGATCTGGAGGTTACCGAGGAAAATGCCGACAGGATCGGTGTCTATATCGGTGCAGGGATTGGCGGTGTTACCACGATCGAAGCCACCACCCTGAAAACCCAAGAAAGGGGGGTTCGTCGTATCTCCCCCTTCTACATTCCAATGTCCATTATCAACATGGCGGCAGGAAATCTTTCCATCCGGTATGGGTTTCGAGGGCCGAACCTGGCGGTAACCACCGCATGTTCGACCGGAACGCATGCAATCGGCGATGCCGCACGTCTGATCAGTTTTGGGGACGCCGACGCTATGGTTGCAGGTGGAACCGAGGCCGCGTTGACACCGACTTCTGTTGGCGGATTTGCCAGTGCCAAGGCATTGAGCAGACGAAATGACGATCCGCAGGCGGCGAGTCGCCCCTGGGATCTGGGACGTGATGGTTTTGTAATGGGCGAGGGCGCCGGAGTCGTGGTTCTGGAAGAATTGGAGTTTGCGAGAAAAAGAGGTGCCAGAATCTACGCGGAACTCACCGGATTCGGATTGAGCGGCGATGCCCACCACATGACCAGTCCGTCACCGGATGGACATGGTGCCAAACGGTGTATGATGAATGCGTTGCGCAATGGCGGAGTGAATGTCGATGAGGTTGACTACATCAACGCGCATGGAACCTCAACTCCCTTGGGCGATATCGCAGAGACCATTGCCGTCAAGGAACTGTTCGGGAAACATGCATACAAGTTGGCGATGAGCTCGTCCAAGTCGATGGTCGGTCACCTGCTTGGCGCAGCTGGTGGCGTTGAGGCGGTGTTCTCCGTTCTCGCCATTCATCATCAGGTGGCGCCGCCGACAATCAACCTTGACGATCCAGATCCCGAATGTGATCTGGACTACATTCCAGATGGTGCGCGGGAAATGGAAATCAATACCGCGCTCTCCAATTCATTCGGTTTTGGAGGAACAAACGGAACAGTCGTTTTCAGCAAATTCAGCTGA
- a CDS encoding TatD family hydrolase has product MLLADSHCHIDFPQFDDKFDSILTEARNMDVGYLLCVSVNIEDFPRILAMSYKYDEIYASMGVHPNTVDAEDPDVTRLTELGSDPNVVAIGETGLDYFRSSGELDWQRDRFARHIEAGKILDKPIIVHSRDAPDDTIRIMKECDAGEAGGVMHCFTGDYEMAKSAMDLGFYISFSGIVTFKNAADLADVARKIPIERMLIETDSPYLAPVPKRGKENQPAFVRHTAEFLSNLKGMQIEEFAEKTTANFLQLFKIH; this is encoded by the coding sequence ATGTTACTGGCTGACAGCCATTGTCATATAGATTTTCCGCAATTCGATGACAAATTCGACTCGATATTGACTGAAGCAAGAAATATGGACGTCGGATACTTGCTCTGCGTGTCCGTCAATATTGAAGACTTTCCCAGGATTCTGGCGATGAGTTACAAGTACGACGAGATATATGCGTCAATGGGTGTTCACCCAAATACCGTCGATGCTGAAGACCCCGACGTGACACGTTTGACTGAACTGGGCAGTGATCCCAATGTCGTGGCCATCGGCGAAACTGGCTTGGATTACTTTAGAAGTTCTGGTGAGCTGGACTGGCAACGGGATCGGTTTGCAAGACACATCGAAGCCGGGAAAATCCTCGACAAACCCATCATCGTGCACAGCCGTGATGCTCCGGATGATACGATCAGAATCATGAAGGAATGTGATGCGGGTGAAGCTGGTGGCGTAATGCACTGCTTTACCGGTGATTATGAAATGGCGAAATCTGCCATGGACCTTGGGTTTTATATTTCATTCTCGGGCATAGTCACCTTCAAGAACGCGGCGGATCTTGCGGACGTGGCAAGAAAAATTCCGATTGAGCGGATGCTGATTGAGACTGACTCACCTTATCTCGCACCAGTACCCAAACGGGGAAAAGAGAACCAGCCTGCCTTTGTGCGTCATACTGCCGAGTTTCTTTCGAATCTGAAAGGAATGCAGATTGAGGAATTTGCGGAGAAAACCACCGCCAATTTCTTACAGTTGTTCAAGATTCACTGA